Within the Arthrobacter sp. V1I7 genome, the region GGCCAGCGCCGCAGAAAAGATTGCCGCAGCAGGCGGAAGCACCACCGCCCTCTAAGAAGGCGGCGGGGCAGTAGACCGTTGTTGAAACTCCCGGTACCGAGGGGCCCAGGCCTCCGGTGCCGGGAGTTTTCTCATTTCCGCGCCCCGCCGATTGTCCGCAGGGCGCATCCACCCGTTAGACTCTGTTGTTGGGTTTATTTGACCTGCCTCACACGGCTTTACTTACCACTCAGGAGGACGCTTGCTTAGCGCATTCGGCCGGGCCTTTCGCACGCCTGATCTGCGACGCAAGTTGTTGTTCACGCTGGGAATCATCACAATCTTCCGCTTGGGTGCTTTCATCCCCTCGCCTGGTGTGAACTACCAGAATGTCCAGCAATGCTTGCAGACCGGTCAGACCACGGGCGGCATCTATCAGCTCGTCAACCTGTTCAGCGGCGGTGCATTGCTGCAGGTCTCGATCTTCGCGCTCGGGATCATGCCGTACATCACGGCGAGTATCATCGTGCAGCTGCTCCGGGTGGTCATTCCCCGCTTCCAGATGCTCTATGAGGAAGGCGCGTCCGGCCAGTCGAAGCTGACGCAGTACACGCGTTACCTCACCATCGCCCTGGGCCTCCTGAATGCCACGACCCTGGTGTCTTTGGCCCGTTCCGGCCAGTTGCTGCCCAACTGCCAGCTGCCGATCATCCCGGACACGAGTATCATCACCACGATCCTCCTCATCATCACGCTGACGGCCGGCACCGGCCTGATCATGTGGATGGGCGAACTCGTCACCGAAAAGGGTGTTGGCAACGGGATGTCGCTGCTCATCTTCACGTCCATCGCAGCCGGTTTCCCCGGATCGCTCGGCGCGATCTGGACGGCTCAGGGCCCGGGCACCTTCTTCATGGTCCTGGCCATCGGCCTGCTGACCGTGGGGCTCGTGGTCTTCGTCGAGCAGTCCCAGCGCAGGATCCCGGTGCAGTATGCCAAGCGCATGATCGGCCGCCGGACCGTCGGCGGTACCAGCACGTACATCCCCATCAAGGTGAACATGGGCGGCGTCGTGCCTGTCATCTTCGCATCCTCGATGCTGTACCTGCCGGGCCTGGTTTCCCAGTTCAACCAGCCGGCGCCCGGCGAGCCGCTGGCGCCCTGGGTTGAGTGGATCAACAACAATCTGACCCGTGGCGACCACCCCATCTACATGGCGCTCTACTTCGCCATGATTGTGTTCTTCACGTACTTCTATGTTGCGATCACTTTCAACCCTGAAGAAGTTTCTGACAACATGAAGAAGTACGGCGGCTTCATTCCGGGGATCCGTGCCGGCAAGCCGACCGCAGACTACCTGCAGTACGTGCTTTCCCGGATTACCCTGCCCGGTGCCATTTACCTGGGCCTTGTGGCGCTGATCCCGCTGATCGCACTGGTCCTGATCAACGCCAACCAGAACTTCCCGTTCGGTGGCACCTCGATCCTGATCATGGTCGGCGTCGGTTTGGAGACCGTCAAGCAGATTGACGCGCAGCTACAGCAGCGTCACTACGAAGGGCTTTTGCGATGACGAGAATGTTGATTATCGGACCTCCCGGATCCGGCAAGGGGACGCAGGCGGAACGCATTTCGGAGCGCCTCGGCGTCGTGGCGATCTCCACCGGCGACATCTTCCGCGCCAACGTCAAGGGTGAGACTCCGCTGGGCATCGAAGCCAAGAAGTACATGGACGCAGGGGACTTCGTTCCGGACAGCGTGACGAACAAGATGGTCCGCGACCGTCTCAGCGAGGACGACGTCGAAAGCGGCTTCCTGCTGGACGGCTACCCCCGCACGACCGCGCAGGTGGATTACCTCGACGCGATTCTGGCCGATGGCGACCAGAAGCTTGACGTTGTCCTGCAGCTCACGGCCGATGACGAGGAACTCATCTCACGTCTCCTGGGCCGTGCCAAGGAAACCGGCCGCAGCGATGACAACGAGGCCGTCATCCGGCACCGCCTAGACCTGTACCACGAGCAGACGGAAGCCGTGGTGGCGAAGTACGCCGACCGCGGCATCCTGACGCGTGTCGACGGGATCGGCGGCATCGACGAGGTCACCGACCGCGTCATGCAGGCCATCAAAGAGGCCCAGAAGGCCTGAGCCTGAACCCTTGATCTTGAGGCCCTTCCCGGACCACCGGGAGGGGCCTCAGCCATTTGGCCGCGCAGCCCCGGAAACAAGCGCGGCTCCATTGAAAGGACGCTGCTGATGGCCTTCGGCCAGCCCCGCATCGAATACAAGACCAACGCCCAGATGCGCACCATGCACGAGGCCGGACTGGTGCTCAGCCGCGCCCTGGATGCTGCCGTGGCCGCCGCGGTGCCCGGCAGGACCACCCGGGACCTCGACGCCGTCTTCGCGGCCGTCCTCGAGGATGCCGGCGCAACATCGAACTTCCTCGGCTACCACGGCTTCCCGGCCACCATCTGCACCTCGGTCAACGAGGAAGTCGTCCACGGCATCCCCGGCGACCGTGTGCTGCGGGACGGGGACATCATCTCGATCGACGGTGGCGCGATCCTGGACGGCTGGCACGCCGATTCGGCCCGGACCGTGATCGTAGGGACCGGGGACCCGGAGGACCAGCGTCTCTCCGACGTCACGGAGACGGCGATGTGGCATGGCATTGCCGCCCTCGCCACCGGCAAGTTTGTCGGTGACATCGGCTCCGCCGTCGACGACTACGTCTCATCGGTGCCGGGGAAGCCGCTCGGGATACTGGAGGACTACGTGGGCCACGGCATCGGCTCCGAAATGCACATGGCCCCGGACGTGCTGAATTACCGGACCAGCCACCGGGGGCCGAAGATCCGGCCGGGGCTGTGCCTCGCCATCGAACCCATGCTGGTGCGCGGCAGCATCGACACCGCCGTGCTGGCGGACGACTGGACCGTGGTGACCACCGACGGCAAGCGCTCCTGCCAATGGGAGCACTCCGTGGCGGTCCACGAGAACGGCATCTGGGTGCTGTCGGCGGCGGACGGGGGAGTCGCGAAGCTGGCGCCGCTCGGCGTCGTGCCTGTCCCGATTCCCTGACCGCTTCCCGCGCGTCGGCGACCCGCAATGTCATCCCCGATGCGGAAAATCCCTGGCGAGGCCGGCAATCCGGCGTCGCCAGGGATTTTGCGTGTCACCCGGACTGCTGCGCGTCGAAGGCTGCCAGCGCGCCGAAGGGCACAATGGAGCCATGACTGCGATTACCGATGTGCCGGGAATCAGGGTGGGCCACGCCACCAGGACCGCTGACGGGTGGCTGAGCGGCGTGACCGTGGTCCTGCCGCCGCCGGGCACGGCCGGGTCCGTGGATGTGCGCGGCGGCGGCCCCGGAACCCATGAAACCGACGCACTGGACCCAACCACCCTGACGGCCCGGGTCGACGCCGTGGTGCTCACCGGCGGCAGCGCCTACGGCCTGCTGGCAGCCCACGGCGCCCAGCGCTGGTGTGAAGAGGACGGGCGCGGCTTCCCCGTGACCGGCGGGGTGGTCCCCATCGTGCCGGCCGCGGCGATCTTCGACCTGGGCCGCGGCGGGGACTTCACGGCCCGTCCGGACCTGGCCATGGGATACGAAGCCACCGCAGCTGCCGCCGCCCGGGAGTTCGGGCACGACGTCGAACGCGGCAACGTCGGTGCCGGCACCGGAGCGGCAATCGGCCGGGGACAGTTCAAGGGGGGAGTGGGAACAGCGTCCGTCACCCTCGAGAACATTTCCGGCGAGGGCTCTGTGGTTGTGGGGGCCATAGCAGTAGTCAACGCGCTGGGACTGCCATGGGGCACATCGCCGCGACGGGCGGAACCCGGCAGCGTGCGTCAAAGCTGGGGCCACGACGGTGGGGTTCCCGGGCCGAGCTTGCGAGGCGAGGGGGTCGGTGGGGAGGAACGAGCGAGCACTCCGAGGGTTTCGGCTGTCACGGCGGAAGCCGAGTCGGGCGCACCCCGTGGCGCTTCAGCCCCAGCGCCGCCGCCGCTCAACACCACCCTCGTCGTCGTCGCCACCAACGCCGTGCTGGACGCCGCCGAATGCAAGCGGACCGCATCCGCGTCGCACGCCGGCCTGGCCCGGGCGCTGAATCCGAGCCACACCCTGGTTGACGGGGATACGGTGTTCTGCCTCGCCACGGGCGGCATCGCCCTGGACCGCAGCAGCGAAGCCATCCGGCAGCTGAGCCTCATCACGCTGCAGAGCGCGGCTGCCGACGTCGTCCGCCTGGCCATCCTGGACGGAGTCGCCAGCGCGCACGCCGTCGTCACCCCTGCCGGCGAATTTCGTGCATACCGGGACGATGTGCGCTAGCATTGCTGGATTTAACATTCCGCCGGCAATGGCGTAGTGTTGTCTGTTGGTTGTCTGCCCTGTTGTGCCCTTTTGGGTACCGGGAGGCATCAGCCAAACAATCAAAAACGTCCGCGGTCCTTTCCGGTGCAATCCGGGAGGCCGTGGCAAACAACAGTTAGCGGAGGGTATGGCCAAGAAGGACGGGGTCATTGAGATCGAGGGCGTTGTGACTGAGGCGCTGCCTAACGCGATGTTTCGCGTTGAGCTCACCAACAAGCACATCGTTCTGGCACACATCTCTGGAAAGATGCGCCAGCACTACATCAGGATTCTCCCTGAGGACCGGGTAGTGGTGGAGCTGAGCCCGTACGACCTGACACGTGGTCGTATCGTCTACCGCTACAAGTAAACACTGGGCGGCCAGAGCAACAGCCGAAGGCCGGTCCAGCTGACCAACTGCAACACGCAAAGGAACGCCATGAAGGTCAAGCCGAGCGTCAAGCAGATCTGCGAAAAGTGCAAAGTGATCCGCCGTAATGGCCGGGTCATGGTGATCTGCGAGAACCCGCGCCACAAGCAGCGCCAGGGCTAATTTCCCTTCCGGGAAAACCTGGGTTGCTAACCCACGCAAGTAAATAAAGGCAGCACAAGCTGATCTGGGACATTGAGCAACAACGAGTCCGGACAGCTAACCCCCGGTCGGAGGCTGGGGCCGCACGGAACGTGCGGGTGTACTGCCTACGACCTCCGGCTTATTCAAGGAGCACTGCCACTATGGCTCGTCTCGCTGGCGTAGACATTCCCCGCGAAAAGCGGTTGGAAATTGCGCTTACTTACATCTACGGCGTGGGCAAGACCCGTGCACACGAAACCCTGGCTGCCACCGGCATCAGCGCTGACGTTCGGGTCAAGGATCTGTCCGACGCCGAGCTGGTCCAGCTTCGTGACTACATTGAAGGCAACTACAAGGTTGAGGGTGACCTTCGCCGCGAGGTAGCCGCTGACATCCGCCGCAAGGTTGAGATCGGCAGCTACGAAGGCCTGCGCCACCGCAAGGGCCTGCCCGTACGCGGACAGCGTACGAAGACCAACGCACGTACCCGCAAGGGCCCGAAGCGTACCGTCGCCGGCAAGAAGAAGACCCGCTAAAGCCCATTTGCCCCCTAAAATCGCTAACGCGATTTCAGGGAACCCGGCAAATGAGGGAATAGCGGATCTTTCCCCCGATAACTTTCTGTAGGAGAAAAAATGCCCCCGAAGACTCGTGGCGCGGTTCGCAAGCCGCGTAAGAAGGACAAGAAGAATATCGCGCTGGGCCAGGCGCACATCAAGAGCACCTTTAACAACACCATCGTTTCCATCACGGACCCGAACGGTGCTGTCATCTCCTGGGCGTCGTCCGGTGAGGTTGGCTTCAAGGGCTCGCGTAAGTCCACCCCGTTCGCTGCCCAGATGGCCGCCGAAGCCGCCGCGAAGCGTGCACAGGAGCACGGCATGCGCAAGGTTGACGTGTTCGTCAAGGGACCGGGCTCCGGACGCGAAACGGCCATCCGTTCACTGCAGGCTGCTGGCCTCGAGGTTGGATCCATCCAGGATGTAACCCCCAGCGCCCACAACGGCTGCCGTCCGCCGAAGCGCCGCCGCGTCTAAGGCTTTCAAGCGCTCAGGAGCTTGCCCGGACCCTCACCGGTCCGGGCAGGCCCAGCCGCGTTAAGTCTTCAGACCGATCTTTCCACCACCTGTGTTGCGTCATATAGCGGATGCTCGCCGAAAGGAAACCTAAGTGCTCATTGCACAGCGCCCCACCCTCTCCGAAGAGGTCGTCTCCGATAACCGCTCCCGTTTCATTATTGAACCGCTGGAGCCGGGATTCGGTTACACCCTCGGAAACTCCCTCCGCCGTACCCTGCTCTCCTCCATCCCCGGTGCCTCTGTCACGAGCCTCCGGATCGATGGCGTGCTGCATGAGTTCACCACGGTTCCGGGTGTCAAGGAAGATGTCACTGAGATCATCCTGAACATCAAGAACCTGTCGGTTTCCTCCGAGCACGATGAGCCGGTTGTTGCTTACCTGCGCAAGCAGGGACCGGGAGTCGTCACCGCCGCGGACATCGCTCCGCCGGCCGGCGTCGAATTCCACAACCCGGATCTGCACATTGCCACGCTGAACTCGAAGGGCAAGTTCGAACTCGAACTGACCATCGAGCGCGGCCGCGGCTACGTTTCGGCAGCTCAGAACAAGTCCGGCGATTCCGAGATCGGCCGCATCCCGGTCGACTCGATCTACTCGCCGGTTCTGAAGGTTACTTTCCGCGTGGAAGCTACCCGCGTTGAGCAGCGCACTGACTTCGACAAGCTCATTGTCGACGTCGAGACCAAGCAGGCCATCGCCCCGCGCGATGCGGTTGCTTCGGCAGGTACCACCCTGGTGGAACTGTTCGGTCTGGCCCGCGAGCTGAACACCGCAGCTGAAGGTATCGAGATTGGCCCGTCGCCGACGGATGCTGCCCTGGCAGCTGACATGGCCCTGCCGATCGAGGATCTGGACCTCACAGTCCGTTCCTACAACTGCCTCAAGCGTGAGGGCATCCACACCGTGGGTGAACTCGTGGCTCGCTCCGAGGCTGACCTCATGGACATCCGTAACTTCGGTGCGAAGTCCATCGATGAGGTCAAGGCAAAGCTGGTTGAACTGGGCCTGTCCCTCAAGGACTCGCCTCCCGGTTTTGACCTCGCAGCACGCGCTGCCGCAATTGAAGAGGACGACGCCGCGTTCAGCGACGACGAACTCTAACAAACAGATCTTGGCCGGCTGGCTGGATGCACCACGGTGTGCGCAGCCAACTGGCTTCCATATGAGGAGAAACTATTATGCCTACCCCCGCTAAGGGTCCGCGCCTCGGAGGCGGAGCGGCTCACGAGCGTCTTATGCTCGCGAACCTGTCCGCCGCACTGTTCGAGCACAAGCGGATCACCACCACGGTGACCAAGGCCAAGCGACTGAAGCCGTACGCCGAGCGCCTGGTGACTTTCGCCAAGCGTGGCGACCTGGCTTCCCGCCGTCGCGTGCTCGGCCTGATCAGCAACAAGGGCATCGTCCACGAGCTGTTCACCGACATTGCACAGGCAGTGGAGAACCGCGACGGTGGCTACACCCGCATCACCAAGATCGGCAACCGCAAGGGCGACAACGCTCCCATGGCTGTCATCGAACTGGTTCTCGAGCCGGTTTCCGCCAAGCAGGCCGTGGTAGCCGAGGCTACCTCCGCTGCCAAGCGCGATGCCGACAAGAAGGACGCTGACACGGCAGAAGCCGCTCCGGTTGCTGAAACCGAAGTTGCCGAGACCGAAGAGGCTCCTGAAGCTGAAGCTGCTGCTGCTACCGAAGAGGCTCCGGCCGCCGAGGAAGCAGCCCCCGAGTCCGAGAAGGACGCGAAGTAGTTCGCTGATTTCTTCGCATAGACTTAAGTCTATGAACGACCAGAAACCCGCTGCCCCCGTTAGAGGGGGCGGCGGGTTTTTGCGTATCCGGCTTGATCTGGCGTACGACGGCGGCCCCTTCAGCGGGTGGGCCGTCCAGCCGGGACGGCGCACCGTCCAGGGGACCCTCGAGCAGGCCCTTGAGCTGCTGATACGGCGCCCGATCCGGGTGACCGTCGCCGGACGCACCGACGCCGGCGTACACGCCCGGGGACAGGTGGTCCACCTGAACCTCAGCGAGGCGGAATGGCTGGGCCTGAACCGGGGCGTTGAACTGGACCCCGCCGTCGCCCTGCTGCGCCGGCTCCGCGGCGCGCTCAGCCGCGGCCTGGGGGACCTCGCGGGGGCGATTGAGGTGCACCGGGTCAGCGTGGCTCCGGAAGGCTTCGACGCCCGGTTCTCGGCCCTTTGGCGCCGCTACAGCTACCGGATCGCGGACGGCCCGGCCCTCTGGGATCCGCTCGGGCGCACGTGGACGCTCTGGCACAAGGAACGGCTCGACGTCGGCTTGCTCAACGAGGGGGCCTCCCAGTTGCTGGGGTTGCAGGACTTCCGGTCCTACTGCAAGCCGCGGGAGGGCGCCACGACCATCCGCGAACTGCAGCGCTTCGAGTTCGCCCGCGGTGCCGACGGCGTCATCGTCGCCACCGTGCAGGCGGATGCGTTCTGCCACAATATGGTGCGCTCCCTCGTGGGGTCGGCCGTGTATGTCGGGGCGGGAGTCGAGGCGCCGGGGTGGCTGCACGAGCGGCTCCTGGCGCGGTCGCGGGACGCCAAGTCCGTCCTGGCCGCCCCGCACCCTCTGGTTCTCGAGGAAATCGCCTACCCCTCCGACGCAGGGCTCCTGGCCAGGGCAGTACTGACCCGGGCGCGGCGCCTGTAAACGTTGCTGCCCCGGCTGGCGTTACTGCTCGAGCTGGGTCGGGGCCTCTTCCGCCGGCAATGTCATGGTGAATGTTGTGCCGGAACCGGGTGTGCTGACGCAGGAGATGTCTCCACCGTGCCTCTCGACGATGGACTGCGTGATGGAAAGGCCCAGGCCGACGCCGGGGATGGCTGACTGCCTGGCTGCGCGGGTGCGGAAGAACCGCGTGAAGATCCGGGTGGCTTCCTCTTCGCTGATGCCCATCCCGGTGTCCTGCACCTTGAGCTGGACCCACGAGGCGTCGCTGGCGGGCGCTGACGGTCACGGAACCACCCGCGGGCGAATACTTGATGGCGTTTGACACCAGGTTGTCGAGGGCCTGGCCGATGCGGAGTGGGTCCGCGTGCGCCCAGAGAGGCACCGGAACGTCGGTGCTGAGGGAGACGTTGGTGGCGTCGGCCTGGGCCTGGGCGGATCCGATGCTGGTCTCGACCAGTCCGGAGAGGTCAGTCCGGCGCGGATGGACGGCCAGGACTGTTGACGCGGATACGAGCAAATCGGAGACGAGCGACAGCAGCCTCTCGGCGTTGCGCTGGACCACCTCCAGCCTCCGGACGGCCACCGGCGAGTAGCCTTCCACCTCGCTCAGCACCAGGTCCACGTTGCCGAGGACTGACATCAGGGGACTCCGGAATTCGTGGGAGACGTTGGAGATCAGGTCTTCCTTGGCGGCCAAAGCCTCTACGAGGCCTGTGACGTCGCTGGAGACGATGACGGCCCTGCTGAAGCCGCCGTCGTCGTTCTTGATGATCCGTGCTGCTGTTGAGATGGCGCGCTGGTTCGGACCCTCGCCAGTCCAGACGAGATAGTCCGCGAAGGTTTCCCCCGCCACCGCCCGGTGAATCGGCCGCTTGTCCTCGGGAAGGGGCGTCACCCGGTCCTGGCCGAACATGAGCTGCCGCGACTCCTCGGCCGCCGTACCCGAGGCGGTAGGGGAGGCGGCCTGCTGGAATATTGCCTGCTGCCCATTGACCAGGATGGTCCGGCCGTCTGCGTCGACGGCGACAATCCCGACGTCGATCGTGTCCAGAACGGTCTTGAGCAAGCGTTCGCGCTTCCTGCTTTCAACCAGCAGTTCGCGCAGTTCTTCGTCCTTCTTCTCCAGCCGCTGGCGTTGAACCCGGACGTTGGCACTGGCGAAACGGATGGCCAGCGAGATGGTGAGCATCATTAGCGGCAGCAGAACTGCGCTGGTGATGTCGGAGGGTGAAATGTTGGGAAATTTTTGGAGTACCGACGGCAGCGTGACCAAAAGGGTGCAGAAAAAGCTCAGGAAGACCGTGGTGCGGGCAAAAGCGGTGGAGGTGGACAGCCAGATCACGGGGAATATGGCCAGAACTCCGAGGCCGGCAACCGCCGGAACGGCGCCGTTGCGTGCGAGGCCAATGACCACGAAATCGAGAATCGGAATCACGAGGAAGGCATTTGCCGGCAGCCGTTCCCACGGAACTAGGAAGCAGGCAATAAATAGGCCCGCCATGAGGACAATGGACGCAATGAATGTGCCGTTTTGTATCAGGGTAGGCCAGACCGCGGGCGCCGCCACGGCCAACGCCGCGAGAAGGACCGTTACCGGAAGCTGGCAAAACGCGACCTGGACGCGGGGTTTTAGTCGTCGGAAAAAACGGTCCGTGTCGCGGACCAGCAGCTGCTCACCCAATGTTGTACCGGCCGGAACGGGTGCAGGGGCCGGGGCCGGGGGAGGCGCCGGGCCGGGTGCAGGTGCGGAGGCCAGTGCGGGGGTAGCGGCCACGGCCCCTGCGGCGATGGCGGCCGCTGAGCACGATTTCGGCTCCGCTCTTGATCCCGGGCTGCCCGCGGGGGGGGGGGGGGGGGGGGGGGGGGGGGGGGGGGGGGTCCTGCGCCATAATGGCCTTTTGCTGAACGTTGCAACCCGGACGGTGGTCTCGCGGGGCACGGAATTGGTGCTGACCCGAAGCGAATTCGACCTGCTCCATGAGCTTTTGCGGGGGACCGGCGCGGTACGGACCCGATCAGACCTGGTGCGTGGCGAGCACTACCGGGATGACACTTATATCAGCGGAGCCGATGAACGGGCGGTGGAGGTCCACATCGGAAATCTCCGTCGCAAGCTCGGCGAAGATCAGCAGGACCCCCGATGGCTGATCACTTTTCGCGGGGTGGGCTACCGGCGGGCGCCCAAGCGCGCGGAGTGATTCAGCTCCGGGCTGCGGGCTATTCGTCCCGCGAGAGGTAGCACTGCTGGAGTGCATGGATTGTGGCCTGGCCGACTTCGGCGATAAAGGCCACCTGCGCCGGCGCCTGCGCCTGCGGCGAAGGCAGGTCCCCGTTCCGGATCATGCCTTCCAGCTCGACGGCCAGGCCGGCGAGCCGCGACCCTCCCACCATGAAGGTGGAGTTCTTCAGGCTCAGTACGGCGTCCATCGCGGCATCAGGGTCAAGGTCCGCCACTGACCGCATCAGATACTGGAGCCGCTTGTCCCAGATGCTGATGTAGTCCCTCGCGAAGGACCGGGCTACGCCCGAATCGCCCAACTCCTCTTCCAGCTGCCGGAGCACGGCCAGGTCAAGCAGCGGCAATCCGACCTCCGGACGCCCTTCCTGTGCAGCGTTTTCAGGGACCCGAGGCACCGACAGGCAGACGCCATTGCTGCTGCCGTCGGCTGCGCCGGACCTTGAAGTGGACATGACCTAAGGCTACTTTCTGGCCTTGTAAAAACCTTTGGTGACAGTGGCTCTTGCGGAAACCCTGCGGATTCATTGTGCTTCGCAGCCCGGTCCCGCCGGGCGGAGCGACGTTCGGAGGAATCTCAATGATGTTGTCAACGGATTCCTCGGGTGCCGACTATGGCGTGGGGTCCCTCGCGGTGGGCGTTACTACTTGGGGTTTGTGCGCCTTGGTGTTGCACGGCTCCAGCCGGCCAAGCGGGCCGCGTCTTCAGCGGTCCTCCCCTTTGCGCGGGCGTCTTGTGCGATCGCTAACTTATCGGCAATAACCGTAGGATCAGACATTGGCCGGCCGAAGCGTGTTCCGTTCTGCCTCGCGGCGGCGATGCCGGCGTTGACCCGCTCCACGCTCATACTCGGCCAGGGTGGCGAGCATGTTTAGCATCAGCCGGCCTGTCGAGGTCGCCGGGTCGATCCCGTCCGAGATGGATTGGACATGGACGCCGCGTTCTCGGAGCAAATTCACTGTGTTGAGCACGTCGATCAGTGACCGGCCCAACCGGTCCACCCGCCACACCACGACGGTGTCGCCCTCCTCGGCATACTCGAGGAGCCTCTTCATTCCGGGCCGCCCGATTGCCGTCCTACTCCCCGAGGTCACGTCGGCGAAGACGTCGCGTCTCTGCACGCCCGCGGCGACAAGAGCATCGAACTGCAGCTGAGCATCCTGGCTCGAAGTACTCACTCGCGTATAGCCCAGTTGTCTCAGGGGTCAATTCTGACTCAAAAAGTCCTCAGCGTACCGCCACTGAGACAATTCACTGTGAGACGCTTTTCCGAACAAAGATAGTCCCGCGCTCAGCGCCTCGTCTCGTACCTGGTTAGGACCACGCCGCCGGGAAACGTCCGCGTCTCCACTAGGTCCAGGTTCACCCAGCTGTCCAGCGCGGTGAAGAACGGCGTTCCGCCGCCCACCAGGACCGGATGGGTGGCCAGCGCGTACTCGTCGATCAGCCCGGCCCGCATGGCCGCCCCGGCGAGCGTTGCGCCGCCGACGCTCATCGGGCCGCCGTCCTCGGCCTTGAGCCGGGTGATCTCGGCGATCGCGTCGCCGGTGACTAGGCGGGTGTTCCAGTCGACCTTGTCGATCGTCGAGGAGAACACCACCTTCGGCGTGTCTCGCCAGTTCCGCGCGAACTCGATCTCCGCCGGGGTGGCGTTGGGCTGCTGGTCGCCAGTCGGCCAGTAGGAGCTCATTGTCTCCCAGAGCTTGCGTCCGTAAAGCGACAGGCCGCTCGCCCGCTCCTGGTCGAGCCACCATTGGAACAATTCGTCGCTCGGCCCGCTCCAGCGAATGTCGTCGCCGGTCGCGGCGATGTAGCCGTCCAGGGTCAGGTTCATGCCGTAGATCAGTTTCCGCATGGCGCCAGCCTTCCGTCAGTCGGTCTCCAGAGTATAGATCGGGCCCGGCGCGGGAAACTCATCGGTGCGCGGTCTGACTCGCAGGTAGTCCTCGTGCTCAGGGCTCAGCGCGGCATACTCGAGCGCCTCACGCCGCGACGCCCCGTCGAACATGAGCACGCCCAGCCCGGTGGAGGATCCGCCAAGGGCGGCAGGGGTGACATTTATCGCTGCTAAAACGCCGCCCTTTATCGCTCCGATTCACAGACTTTCTCATCTACCCGCTGGCCCCGCCGAGGTCCAGGGCAGTGTCTTGAGAGTCTGAGACAGCAGGTGCGTTACTTCTTTATACCGGTTCGCGTCAGGCGGTTTCTGCCCTGACGGTGTTGGTGATGCTGCCGACTCCTTCCACGGTCACGGTGATGGTGTCGCTGTCTTTGAGGAACAGTTGGGGGTCTCGGCGGTATCCGACTCCGGATGGTGTGCCGGTGAGGATGACGTCCCCTGGCTCCAGCGTGGTGAATTCGGTGATGGTGGCGATGAGTGTGGGGATGCTGAAGATCAGGTGGGAAAGGTCAGATTTTTGTACAACTTCCCCGTTCAGGGTTGTGCTGATGCCTGCCTTGCTGATGTCGGCTTCTGTCCGGGTGACGATGTAGGGGCCGACCGGGGTGGTGTTGTCCCAGACCTTGCCCTGCAACCATTGGTGGGATCTGTTTTGGTAGTCGCGCATGGTGACGTCGTTGGAGACGCAATA harbors:
- the map gene encoding type I methionyl aminopeptidase, producing the protein MAFGQPRIEYKTNAQMRTMHEAGLVLSRALDAAVAAAVPGRTTRDLDAVFAAVLEDAGATSNFLGYHGFPATICTSVNEEVVHGIPGDRVLRDGDIISIDGGAILDGWHADSARTVIVGTGDPEDQRLSDVTETAMWHGIAALATGKFVGDIGSAVDDYVSSVPGKPLGILEDYVGHGIGSEMHMAPDVLNYRTSHRGPKIRPGLCLAIEPMLVRGSIDTAVLADDWTVVTTDGKRSCQWEHSVAVHENGIWVLSAADGGVAKLAPLGVVPVPIP
- a CDS encoding P1 family peptidase; this translates as MTAITDVPGIRVGHATRTADGWLSGVTVVLPPPGTAGSVDVRGGGPGTHETDALDPTTLTARVDAVVLTGGSAYGLLAAHGAQRWCEEDGRGFPVTGGVVPIVPAAAIFDLGRGGDFTARPDLAMGYEATAAAAAREFGHDVERGNVGAGTGAAIGRGQFKGGVGTASVTLENISGEGSVVVGAIAVVNALGLPWGTSPRRAEPGSVRQSWGHDGGVPGPSLRGEGVGGEERASTPRVSAVTAEAESGAPRGASAPAPPPLNTTLVVVATNAVLDAAECKRTASASHAGLARALNPSHTLVDGDTVFCLATGGIALDRSSEAIRQLSLITLQSAAADVVRLAILDGVASAHAVVTPAGEFRAYRDDVR
- the rpsM gene encoding 30S ribosomal protein S13; the protein is MARLAGVDIPREKRLEIALTYIYGVGKTRAHETLAATGISADVRVKDLSDAELVQLRDYIEGNYKVEGDLRREVAADIRRKVEIGSYEGLRHRKGLPVRGQRTKTNARTRKGPKRTVAGKKKTR
- a CDS encoding DNA-directed RNA polymerase subunit alpha, coding for MLIAQRPTLSEEVVSDNRSRFIIEPLEPGFGYTLGNSLRRTLLSSIPGASVTSLRIDGVLHEFTTVPGVKEDVTEIILNIKNLSVSSEHDEPVVAYLRKQGPGVVTAADIAPPAGVEFHNPDLHIATLNSKGKFELELTIERGRGYVSAAQNKSGDSEIGRIPVDSIYSPVLKVTFRVEATRVEQRTDFDKLIVDVETKQAIAPRDAVASAGTTLVELFGLARELNTAAEGIEIGPSPTDAALAADMALPIEDLDLTVRSYNCLKREGIHTVGELVARSEADLMDIRNFGAKSIDEVKAKLVELGLSLKDSPPGFDLAARAAAIEEDDAAFSDDEL
- the rpsK gene encoding 30S ribosomal protein S11, producing MPPKTRGAVRKPRKKDKKNIALGQAHIKSTFNNTIVSITDPNGAVISWASSGEVGFKGSRKSTPFAAQMAAEAAAKRAQEHGMRKVDVFVKGPGSGRETAIRSLQAAGLEVGSIQDVTPSAHNGCRPPKRRRV
- the infA gene encoding translation initiation factor IF-1; its protein translation is MAKKDGVIEIEGVVTEALPNAMFRVELTNKHIVLAHISGKMRQHYIRILPEDRVVVELSPYDLTRGRIVYRYK
- the secY gene encoding preprotein translocase subunit SecY, giving the protein MLSAFGRAFRTPDLRRKLLFTLGIITIFRLGAFIPSPGVNYQNVQQCLQTGQTTGGIYQLVNLFSGGALLQVSIFALGIMPYITASIIVQLLRVVIPRFQMLYEEGASGQSKLTQYTRYLTIALGLLNATTLVSLARSGQLLPNCQLPIIPDTSIITTILLIITLTAGTGLIMWMGELVTEKGVGNGMSLLIFTSIAAGFPGSLGAIWTAQGPGTFFMVLAIGLLTVGLVVFVEQSQRRIPVQYAKRMIGRRTVGGTSTYIPIKVNMGGVVPVIFASSMLYLPGLVSQFNQPAPGEPLAPWVEWINNNLTRGDHPIYMALYFAMIVFFTYFYVAITFNPEEVSDNMKKYGGFIPGIRAGKPTADYLQYVLSRITLPGAIYLGLVALIPLIALVLINANQNFPFGGTSILIMVGVGLETVKQIDAQLQQRHYEGLLR
- a CDS encoding adenylate kinase, which translates into the protein MLIIGPPGSGKGTQAERISERLGVVAISTGDIFRANVKGETPLGIEAKKYMDAGDFVPDSVTNKMVRDRLSEDDVESGFLLDGYPRTTAQVDYLDAILADGDQKLDVVLQLTADDEELISRLLGRAKETGRSDDNEAVIRHRLDLYHEQTEAVVAKYADRGILTRVDGIGGIDEVTDRVMQAIKEAQKA
- the rpmJ gene encoding 50S ribosomal protein L36, which produces MKVKPSVKQICEKCKVIRRNGRVMVICENPRHKQRQG